A genome region from Cucurbita pepo subsp. pepo cultivar mu-cu-16 chromosome LG02, ASM280686v2, whole genome shotgun sequence includes the following:
- the LOC111789234 gene encoding basic blue protein-like isoform X1: protein MARQEGSSRAISMSTVAVAMALLLLLGFEHGDAAATFVVGDSNGWNLGVEGWPNGKVFRAGDILRFNYNPIIHNVVAVDEGGYRSCIAPRGAKVFNSGKDEIKLSTGHNFFICTTVGHCQFGMKIAINSL from the exons ATGGCTCGACAAGAGGGGAGCAGCAGAGCAATTTCGATGAGCACGGTGGCAGTTGCAATGGCATTGTTGTTGCTGCTTGGCTTTGAACATGGCGATGCTGCTGCAACTTTTGTTGTTGGTGACTCGAACGGATGGAACCTGGGCGTGGAGGGATGGCCTAATGGGAAGGTGTTTAGAGCCGGTGACATATTAA gatTCAACTATAACCCGATAATCCACAACGTGGTGGCAGTGGACGAGGGGGGTTATAGAAGCTGCATAGCTCCAAGAGGCGCCAAAGTGTTCAATTCAGGCAAGGATGAGATCAAGCTCTCAACAGGACACAACTTCTTCATATGCACCACGGTAGGCCACTGCCAATTTGGGATGAAAATTGCTATCAATTCCCTCTAG